AGCAGCCCGAACCGCGCGAGGTCCCGCGCGGTCGTCCACACCTGACTGGACAGGATGAAATCGCCGTCCTTGTCGCGTTCGGCAAAGGTGCGCGTCATGCCGATCCGGTCGAAGAAAGCGGCGGGATCGAGCGGCGCGCCCGTCTTTTCGAGCGCCGCCTTCAGCGACTGCACCGCGAGCAGCGTATCGTTGTTGGCATAGCGATAGCGCATGCCCGGCGGGTGGAGCAGCGGCCACTGCACCGTCCACTGGCGCACCGACGCGCCGCCCATATAGACGGCGTCGGTGCGATTGCCCGCGCTGTCGCTGGTGAGGCCGCTCGCCATGCGCATGAGCTGTTCGGTCGTGATGGCGCTGCGCGGGTCGCCGGGCGCCTGCCATTCGGCGATCATCGCCGGCTGCGTCACATCGAACCGCCCCTGCTGAACGGCGTGACCGATCAACGTCGCCGCCATCGATTTCGCGACCGAAAAGGTGCGCTGCGCCGTATGGCGATTGTGTCCGCCCCAATAGCGCTCCAGAGCGATGCGCCCGGTCTTGACGATCAACAAAGAACTGGTGCGTCCGCCGAAGTCGGCGATGTCCATCGCCACCGGCTCAAAGCCCGTCACTCCCCTGCGCACCGGCCAGCGCGCGTCCGCGTCACCGATCGGCCAGGCGCGCGCATCCAGATCGGCGCGCTGTCCGTCGGGCGACAGGCCGACGGGCGCCTCGGCGCCTGTCGGCAGCGTGACGCAACCGTTGCGCCGCGTCCATTGAGCGATGCGCGGCGGCATGTCATCGCGATAGCGGACGCTGACCCGCCGTGTCTTCAAGTCCACATCGGCCTTCAGCACACGAACCTCGGCTTCGACTTCGGGGTAGATGCCGGTCAGCTCGTCGCGCTCGATCGCCTCGATCGGCTTTCCGGCACCGTTCCACAGCGAGGAGCAGGTGAACGCCGCACGATATCCCGCCGCCCAGGCGCGGGTCAGGTCGGCATCGGCGCCGACCGCCATCGTCGGCATCGCCGCGATCGCCGACACGGCGCCCAGTGCAAACAACCACCGCATCGAACGAGCACTCCTATGCGCCTGATTCATCATCACCGCCCTGACCGTCGTTGCGCGTCCCACCAGGCCATGCGCTCGGCAATCCGTTTTTCAAAGCCGCGATCGACCGGGCGGTAATAGTCGCCCGGCGCCATGCCGTCAGGCCAATAATTGTCGCCCGAAAAACCGTCGGGAGCGTCATGGTCATAGCTGTAGCCCGCGCCATAGCCCAGATCCTTCATCAGCTTCGTCGGGGCGTTGAGGATGTTCGCGGGCGGCGCGAGGCTGCCGGTCTCGCGTGCCGCGCTCCACGCCGCCTTCTGCGCGGCATAGGCGGCGTTCGATTTGGGCGCGGTGGCGAGATAGAGGCACGCCTGCACGATCGCGAGCTCGCCTTCGGGCGAACCGAGGAACTGATAGGCGTCCTTTGCGGCGAGGCACTGCACCAGCGCCTGCGGGTCGGCGAGGCCGATGTCCTCGCTCGCAAGGCGGGTGAGGCGGCGGAGCACATAAAGCGGTTCCTCGCCCGCAACGAGCATCCGCGCAAGCCAGTAGAGCGCCGCCTGCGGGTCGGAGCCGCGCACCGCCTTATGCAGCGCCGAAATGAGATTATAGTGGCCGTCGCGATCCCGGTCGTAGACGGGCATCCGGCGGTGGAGAAATTGCGCAAGTTCGGCCGGATCGAGCGGCGCATCGAGCGTCACCGAAAACAGCGTTTCGACCTGATTGAGCAGGAACCGCCCGTCGCCGTCGGCGCTGGCGACGAGCGCGGCGCGCGCTTCGGTCGTCACCGGCAGCGCGCGGCCGGTTTCGGCTTCGGCGCGGTCGATCAGCGTTTCGAGCGCAGCATCGCCAAGCCGGTTCAGCACCAGCACCTGCGCGCGGCTGAGCAGCGCGGCGTTCAGGGCAAAGCTGGGGTTCTCCGTCGTCGCGCCGACGAGCACGACGGTGCCGCGCTCGACATAGGGCAGGAAGCCGTCCTGTTGCGCGCGGTTGAAGCGATGGATCTCGTCGACGAAGAGCAGGGTCCGTTTGCCCGTCGCAGCCATTTTTTCGGCATCGGCAAAGGCCTGGCGCAAATCGGCGACGCCCGAAAAAACTGCCGACAGCGCGGCGAAACGCATCTTCACCGCCTCGGCCAGAAGGCGCGCGATGGTCGTCTTGCCCGTGCCCGGCGGCCCCCACAGGATGATCGACGACAATTGGCCCGCAGCGACCATGCGCCCGATCGCGCCGTCGGTGCCCGTCAGATGCTCCTGTCCGACGACCTCAGCCAGCGAGCGCGGCCGCAGCCGCTCAGCGAGCGGCGCGGCGCCGGTCGCCGCGTCCTGCCGCGCGGTCGGTGTTTCCTCACCGAAGAGATCGCCCGCCATCGGGCGCTCAGCCCCCGTGCCGCTGTTTCTGGCGGATCAGGCGCAAATAGGTGTCGGCAACCGCCTGATTGATCGCATCCCACTGATAGGCGCCGCTTTCGCGCACCGCCGCGGCGCCATGGTCGGCGCGCAGCGCGGTATCGTTGCAATAACGCTCGAGATGGTCGGCAAAGCCCGAGATCGATCCCGGTGCGACGAGATAGCCCGTCTGGCCATGCTTGACGATACTCGCGCTGCCCGTCGCGCGCGCCGCCACCACCGGCAGCCCGCACGCCATGGCCTCGAGCGTGACATTGCCAAAGGTTTCGGTGACCGACGGGTTGAAGAAGATGTCGCACGACGCAAGCGCATGAGCGAGATCGGCGCCGCCCTGAAAGCCCACGAAATGCGCGTTGGGCAGGCGCGATTCGAACCAGTCGCCCGCCGGCCCCTCGCCGATCACCACCACCTGATGCGGCACGCCGCGGCGCGTCAGCACGTCGATGGCATCGGCAAAGACGTCGAGCCCCTTTTCCATCACCAGCCGCCCGAGGAAGGCGATAGTGGGCGTGTCGTCGGCGATGCCGAGCGACCGGCGCCAGGCCATGTCGCGGCGGCCGGGGTGAAAAATCCCCTGTTCGACGCCGCGCGTCCAGATGCCGATGTCATAATTCATCCGCTGGTCGCGGAGCACCTGCGCAAAGCTTTCGGACGGCGCGATCAGCGCGTCGCAGCGGCGATAGAGTTTGCGCAGCCAGGCGACCACGAGCGGTTCGAGGAACGACAGATTATAATAGCGGAAATAGGTTTCGAAGCGCGTATGGACCGAACAGGCCACCGGAATCCGGCGCCGCCGCGCCCACGCCGCCGCCTGTCGCGCCACGCGATCGGGGCTGGAGATATGGACGATGTTGGGCGCAAAGGTGGCGATGTCCTGGCGCACCCTCGATGAAAAGCTCAAGGGTATGCGATATTCGCTGCGCCCGGGGATCGCCATCGACGGCACGCTGACGAGGTCGCCGGTGGGTTCGAAGTCGGGGTGGGCGACGGTCGGCGAATAGACGCGCACCGCCGCGCCCTGCGCCAGCAGATATCCGACGAGGCGATTGAGCGCCTTGTTCGCGCCGTCGGTCGTCATGTTGTAATTGCCGCTGAACAGGGCGATGCGAAGGTCCGAAACGTCCATCCCGCCTCGCCTAATCCGTTAGCCGGGCAAAGGCAATTGCGTCAGAAAGCCTCGCGCTGCTCCGATGGCGCTTCGGGATCAAGGTCGATCGGCGGATGCAGCCGCAGATGATGGACGCGGCGTTCGTCGGCGTCGGTCACCTCGATCCGCCAGCCGCTCGGGTGGACGAGTATTTCGCCGACCTCGGGCACATGCCCCGCGAGCACCGCAGCGAGCCCGCCGAGCGTGTCGACATCCTCCTCGACCTCGCCGAGCCGCGGATCGACCGCTTCGCCGAGGTCGTCGAGTTCGGCGCGCGCGTCGACTTCCCAGCAGCCCCCCTCGCCCGCGACGATCAGCGGCTCGGGTTCGTCGTCATGCTCGTCCTCGATCTCGCCGACGATCTCCTCGACCAGATCCTCGATCGTCAGCAATCCCTCGGTGCCCGAATATTCGTCGATCACGATCGCCAGATGGGTGCGTTTGGCGCGCATTTCGGCGAGCAGGTCGAGCACGCCCATCGATTGCGGGACGTAGAGCGGCTGACGGAGGAGGTCGAGCAGCGGCGGTGGTGGCCGTTTTTCGGCAAGCACGGCAAAGACGTCCTTGACGTGGATCATGCCGATGACCTCGTCGAGGCTTTCGCGATAGACCGGCAGGCGGCTGTGGCCCGCGTCGGCAAAGATCGCGAGGATGTCCTCGAAGCTCGCGGTTTCGGGGATGGCGATGATCTCGCCGCGCGGCACCGCGACATCGTCGACCGTCTGCTCGCCGAAATGGAGGAGGTTGCGCAGCATCTTGCGCTCGATGGGCGAAAGGTCGCCGACGATGTTGCTGCCGCGGCGGTCCTCGCCCTCTTCCTCGGCCTCGTCGATGACCTCTTCGATCTGTTCGCGCAGTGACGGCTCCTTGTCGCCGCCGAACAGCAGGTTTTTCAGTCCGGACAGCAGCCCGGACCTGCTACTGTCCTCTTCCGATCGGTTCGAAGATCCCTGGTCGTCGGGCATGGTTGCAACATATCCTGAATTAATCCTGATCGGCATATGGATTGGCGATGCCCAGCGATGCAAGGGCTTTCACTTCGAGCGCTTCCATCGCCGCCGCCGAAACATCGTCCATATGGTCGTAGCCGACGAGGTGCAGCGCGCCGTGAACGATGAGGTGCGTCGCGTGGGCGGCGAGCGAAACGCCCTTCTCATCCGCTTCGCGCGCGCAGGTTTCGCGCGCGAGAACGATGTCCCCCAGCAGGATTTCGCCATCGTCGCTGTTCGCGAGACTTTCGAGCAGGTCGTTCTGTACCTGCGGAAAGGAGAGCACATTGGTCGGCTTGTCACGCCCGCGGAAATCGCGGTTGAGCGTATGCACCTCGGCATCGTCGGTCAGGCGCACCGCAACCTCGACCAGCGGCGCCGCGTCGGCGAGCGCCGCGAAGGGGGTGATGGCAAACGCCGCTGCCACCGCCTCGGCCGCGCGCGCTGCCCAGTCGAGCGCGTCGGGCCACGGCGCCGCGGCGTGGGTTTCAACGCTCAACATGGGCAGGTCTCCACAAGAAGAAGGCCGGAAAACTGCGCAATTTTATTCGCAATTCGTATTTTCGGCGATGGCTTGACACATGCGGGATCGTCGTTCGGCGTCATGCCCATCCGCTACCGCGCCGCAGCGCGGTAGGACAGCGTTTTTTGGCGGCTCGTCTGGGCATCGTGGACATATTGGCTGACGTTGCGCTGGCGGGTTGATTCAAGGCCTCCTTTTGGCGGCAGGCTTGGGCCGAGGCGACCTTACAGAAGCAGAATGGCGTGTTCTGAGGGGCTTGCTGCCGATTGAGGCGTCTAGCCGTGGGCGTGAATGTCGGCGTGAAGCGACCCGTGCGATCCTCAACGGCTTACTCCGGCGACTTCGCCGCGGCACGCCATGGCGCGGCATTCAGCGCAGGATCCTGCCCCGATGCAGGAACCATCGCGGTGGCCGGACGCTATGGGACCATAACATCCATACAGGTTTCGCGTTACGCGCGCGGATTTTTGACCTATCTGGAGTGCGTGCCCGATACGGGCCAAAGCTTCGTCCCATCGATCGACCAAGAGGACCAACAGGCCCCGCATGACCGTCACGATCCCGACCGCCGCCCCGACTGCCGCCGCAAAGGCGGCGCGCGCCAAAACCGATGCCGCCACCAGCAATCCGCTCGCCGACATGCGCGACTGGTGGGACAGCAGCGTCGCCTGGGTGAACAGCCACTGGCTGGAAATCGGGATCGCGGTGGCGCTTGGCCTCGTCATCTATGTCCTGCTCTCGATGATCCGCCGTATCGCGCTGAGGCGCGCGCAGGCGGCGCCGGGCGAGTTCACGCTCACCGACATCGTCGGCCGCGTGATCCACAAGACGAAGTCGCTCGTGCTGGCAATCATCGCCGTGCGGCTGGTCGCGGGTTATGCGCAGCCGCCGGCCCTGTTCATGCAGGCCATCCATTTCGCCTTCACCGTCGCCGTCGTGTTGCAGGCCGCGATATGGGCACGCGAAATCATCCTCGGCCTCATCCAGCGCCGCGCTGCCGAAGGCCATAATGAAACGCTCAGCAACGCGATGGGAATCATCCGGCTGCTCATCAGCGTCGCACTTTTCGCGGTCGCCGCCATCGTCATCCTCGACAATATGGGGGTCAATGTCACCGGGCTGGTCGCGGGCCTCGGCATCGGCGGCATCGCGATCGGCCTTGCCGCGCAGGGCATTTTTTCCGATCTGTTCGCGTCGCTGTCGATCATCTTCGATCGGCCGTTCCGCGTCGGCGAGACGATCAAATATGACACGAGCACCGCAACCGTCGAACGGATTGGCCTGAAAAGCACGCGCCTGCGCTCGATAAACGGCGAGTTGCTCGTCATTTCGAACACCAATCTGCTCGCCAAGGAAATCACCAATTACGCGCATCTGCACCGCCGCCGCGTGACCTTCATGATCGGCGTCGTCTATCAGACCACGCCGACGATGCTGCGCGACCTTCCTGCGCTGCTCGAGGAGCAGGTGAACGCCGCAGGCCATGCGTTTGTTCGTTCCAGCTTTGTCGCTTTCGGCCCGTCCAGCCTCGACTTCGAACTGCTCTTCGACGTGTTCAGCGATGATTATGACGTCGTGACCGCCGCGCGCACCGACGTCGCGATCCGCCTGTTCGAAGCGATGACCGCGGCGGGTTACAGCTTTGCCTATCCGACGCAGACAACCTTCACCGCGGCGCCCGACGGCCGCATGATTCTCCCCTATGCCGAAAGCGTGACGATGAAGGCGCCAGACCCTGCCGATGGCTGACGCTACGGCGCCTTGGTCAAAGCCCTTGGCCCTTGTGCAACGCGGCAGGAGAGGCCTAGAACGCGCCCCGAAGCAGCATAGAGGGGATGACAAATGGCCACCATCACGCCGCAGGAGTTGCAGTCGAAGGTCGGGCAGCATCTCGGCACCTCCGATTGGGTGCTCGTCGATCAGGAGATGATCAACAAGTTCGCCGATGCGACGGGCGATCATCAGTTCATCCATATCGACGAGGAAAAGGCCAAGCAGACGCCGTTCGGCGGCACGATCGCGCACGGCTTCCTCACCCTGTCGCTGATGCCGATGCTCGGTCAGAGCACCGACGGGCCGAAAGTCGGCGGCGTCAAGATGGGCGTCAACTATGGCTGCAACAAGGTTCGTTTCCTGTCGCCCGTCCGTTCGGGCAAGCGCGTGCGCAGCCATGTGAAGCTGCTCGAACTGGAAGAAAAGCGCCCCGGCCAGTGGCAGCAGACCAACGAAGTGACGATAGAGATCGAGGGCGAGGAAAAGCCCGCCCTGATCGCCGAATGGATCAGCCAGTTTTTCGTTTGAGCGCCCTCCCCGGCAAAGACCCGTTCAAATTGACCAAGAAGGATTTTCATCATGCGTGACGCCGTTATCGTTTCCACCGCCCGCACCCCGCTGACCAAGGCGGCGCGCGGCTCGTTCAACAACACGCTCGCCCCGACGCTGGGTTCTTTCTCGGTCAAGGCCGCGGTCGAGCGCGCCGGTCTGGAGGGCGGCGAGATCGACGACGTCGTGTTCGGCGCCGCGATGCAGCAGGGGTCGCAGACGATGAACGTCGCGCGGCTGATCGCGCTGCGTTCGGGCCTGCCCGTCACCGTCCCCGGCATGTCGATCGACCGTCAATGCTCGTCGGGCCTGATGACGATCGCGACCGCCGCGAAGCAGATCATCGTCGACCGTCAGGACATCTGCGTCGCCGGCGGCATCGAAAGCATCTCGAAAGTCAGCGGCAGCGGCAAGGTGTTCATCGAGACCGACGCCGAGCTGATCGCGATGCACAAGGACACTTATATGCCGATGATCGGCACCGCCGAGGTCGTCGCCAAGCGTTACAACATCGGCCGCGAATATCAGGACGAATATTCGCTCCAGTCGCAGCAGCGCACCGCCGCCGCGCAGGCCGCGGGCAAATATGACGACGAGATCGTCGCCTGCAAGGCGACGATGGCGGTGATGGACAAGGAAACCAAGGAAGTCAGCTATAAGGAGGTCGTGGCCGACAAGGACGAATGCAACCGTCCCGACACGACGCTCGAAGGGCTGGCGAGCCTGAAGCCGGTGATGGGCGAAGGCCACACGATCACCGCGGGCAACGCCAGCCAGCTCGCCGATGGCTCGTCGGCGTGCGTCGTGATGGAAGCCAAGGTTGCCGAAAAGCGCGGCCTCCAGCCGCTCGGCCGCTATGTCGGCATGGCGGTCGCCGGCACCGAGCCCGACGAAATGGGCATTGGCCCGGTCTTCGCGATCCCCAAGCTGCTCGAACGCTTCGAATTGAAGATGGACGACATCGGCCTGTGGGAGCTCAACGAAGCCTTTGCGGTGCAGGTGCTCTATTGCCGCGACAAGCTCGGTATTCCGAACGAGCTGCTCAACGTCAACGGCGGCTCGATCTCGATCGGCCACCCCTTCGGCATGACCGGCGCGCGCTGCGTCGGCCACGCGCTGATCGAAGGCAAGCGCCGCGGCGTGAAGTACGCCGTCGTGACAATGTGCATCGGCGGCGGCCAGGGCGCGGCAGGCCTGTTCGAGGTCTTCTGATTTGCGCCTAGACCAACCGCGCATCGAGCCGGTCGATCTGGACCGGCTCGATGCCGACCAGCGCACCGCGCTAGACCCCTTCCTCGCCAGCGATGGCGGCAAGGTCGGGGGCGGCAAGATCCTCAACATCTTCCGCACGCTGGCGCATGCGCCCAGGGCGCTCACGGCCTTCCTCGCGTGGGGCAACTATATCCTGTCGCGGCGCAATGCGCTGAGCCCACGGAATCGCGAACTCGTCATCCTGCGCACCGGCTTTAACTGCCGTTCGGGTTACGAGTGGACGCAGCACAGGCGCATCGGGCTCGATTGCGGATTGAGCGAGGACGAGATCGCCCGGATCAAGGCGGGACCCGACGCGGGCGGCTGGAACGACCTCGACCGCGCCATGCTGCGCGCGACCGACGAACTCACCGCCGACCATTTCGTCAGCGACACGACCTGGGCCGCGCTCGCGCCGCTCGGCGACAAGGGACGGATGGACCTGGTGATGACGGTGGGGCAATATACGCAGGTCTCGATGATCCTGAACAGCTTCGGCATTCAGGTCGAGGAAGGATGGGAGGTCGACCCCGACCTCAAGGCCTGACGGGAAGGAAGAAGCACATGACTGCCATCGGCATTATCGCCACGCTGCGCGTGCAGCCGGGCAAGGAAGAGGCGTTCGAAGGCGTCTTCGCCGAACTCGCCGCCGCGGTGAACGCGAACGAGGCGGGCAACAGCTTTTACAAGCTGTTCCGCACCGAGGCGGCGGGCGTTTACAAGGTCATGGAATGTTATGACAATGAAGCCGCGGTCGAGGCGCACCGCGCGTCGGAGCATTTCCGCTCGCTGGGGGCGAAGCTCGGCCCGTGCCTGGCGGGTGCACCCGAGATCGAGAAGCTGACCGGCGCCTGAGGCCGAGATTGACCACTGGCAACAGAGGCAGGCATTGATCCTCCCTGTGGCGAAGCCATGGGGAGGTTGACGAAGGGGCAATGACGCTGCCGTAGCGGCCCCTCCACCATCGCTGCGCGACAGGGAGGATTTTCCTTATCGTCATCCTGGCCTTGACCCGGGATCCATATCCGCGCCGTCGTCGTGGATCCCGGATCAAGTCCGGGATGACAAATGTCTGGAAAGGATGGTGGGTTCAACGGGTAGTCGCAACACTCCTTCTCCTCAAAGAATGAAGTGTTGCGGCCACCCGTTGAACCCACCATCGATTGCGGACGCTGCGATCCTCCCCGGAAGGGGGAGGGGCAACGAAGACTTGGCAGCTTGCTGCCTGGTCGTAGTGGGGTGGGGCCTGTCGGCCTCGCGCAAGGCCGACAGGCCCCACCCCAACCCCTCCCCTGAAGGGGAGGGGCTTAGCCGGCCGCAACGGCAACTCCCCACTTCAAAGCCGACCTCACGTCACCTCCGCAATCTCCCCCGCCCGGTCGCCCAGCACATAGCGTGGTCCGGCGCCGCGCTGTGCCGCCTTGTCCTGCGCATTATAGAGCCCGCATTTCCTGAGCGACAGGCAGCCGCAACCGATGCACTGGTCAATCAGCCCGCGCGTTCGCGTCAGCGCCGCGATCTGCGCGTCGATACGCGCGCGCAGCCCGGTGCTGATCCGCGTCCAGTCGGCGGCATTCGGCGTGCGTCCGGCGGGCAGCCGCGCGAGTTCCGCGCCGATCTCCTCGAGACTCAGCCCCATTTGCTGCGCGATCAGGATGAACGACACGCGGCGGATGTCGGCGCGCAGGAAACGGCGCTGCCCCCCGCGCGTACGCAGCGCCTCGATCAGCCCCTTCGCTTCGTAAAAACGGATCGCCGACACCGCGACGCCGGTGCGCGCAGCAAGCTCGCCAATGGCGATGAGGTCGGTGCGGTGCATGGCATAAACTCCCGTCGTTGCGAGGCGCTACGCGCCGCGGCAATCATCAGCCATCGGTGCGTCGGCCCGATGGCTTAAGATTGCGTCGCTTCGCTCGCAATGACGCACCTCGAAACGGATACGCCATTTCCTCTTGATCTGAACCTCACTTCAGCTTGCATAAGCGGCTGCGTCAACCCGAATCAGGAGATATCCCCGTGACGCACCCCTTCATCGAACATGTAAACCTGACCGTCAGCGATCCCGACCGCACCGCCGGCATCCTGTCGGCGATCTTCGGCTGGCACGAACGCTGGCGCGGCCCGGCGCGCGATGGTGGGCGCACGATCCACCTCGGCAGCGACACGGCCTATATCGCGCTCTACACCGGCCCCGACGACGAACGCGAAAGCGCCCGCTACCCGAAGGGCGAACCGCTCAATCATGTCGGGGTGCAGGTCGACGACCTCGACACCATCGAAATGCGCGTGAAGGCGGTCGGCCTTGCCCCCTTCAATCATGGCGATTACGAGCCCGGTCGTCGCTTCTATTTCTTCGACCCCGACGGCATCGAATATGAAGTCGTCAGCTACGCCGAGCCGCGGCCACGTTGAGCCGGGCAACATCCACGTCGCTGCCGCGTTGATCGATCATCGAGGGGGCCGAAAGGAGCCTATCGATGAGCAACGATATCAAGCAGCAATTCTGGAAGGCGCTGGCCGACAGCCCCAATCTGATGGTGGGTGCTACTGGCGAGCGCGCGCATCACATCCCGATGCGGGCGCAGCTCGACAGGGACGCTGACAGCGCCTTCTGGTTCTTCACTGCGACCGACAATCGCCTTGCGGGCGGCGGCCCGGCGATGGCGCAATTCGTGTCGAAGGACCATCGCCTTTTCGCGTGCATTTCGGGGACTCTGCGCCGCGAAACCGACCGCGCGGCGCTCGACAAGCTGTGGAACAACGGCGTCGCCGCCTGGTATGAGGGCGGCAAGGACGACCCCAGGCTCCTGCTGCTGCGCTTCGACCTCGACGACGCTGAAATCTGGACCGCCGATCCGGGGATCAAGGGCTTGTTCAAGCTGGCGACGGGAATGACGATGAAGGAAGGCGACCTTGGCGGACACGCCGAAGTGGCGCTTTAGCAGGCTGCGGAAAAACTCTTCCCGTTTGGGGCTCAGCGTGATTCAATTGCGGCGTTGAGCTTGGGGGGGTGCAGCATGCGGGGGGACGACATTGGGACGGAGAGGCTGTTTTCCTATGTGAGTTGCGAGGCTCGGGTTTCTGCGAGCCATCCGCTTCGGCCGATCCGGGCGATTGTCGATGAAGTGCTGGAGGTGCTGTCGGCCGATTTTGAGGGGATGTACGCGAAGACGGGGCGTCCCTCGATCGCGCCTGGGAAGCTGCTGCGCGCGTTGCTGCTACAAGCCTTTTATTCGATCCGATCGGAACGCCAGTTGATGGAGCAGATGGACTACAATCTGCTGTTCCGCTGGTTCGTGGGTCTGTCGATGGATGCGGCGGTTTGGGACGCCTCGATGTTCACCAAGAACCGTGACCGGCTTCTGGAAGGTGATGTGGCGACCAGGTTCCTCGCCGCGGTCGTGGCGCAGGCCCGAGGCCGCGATCTCCTTTCAGACGAGCATTTCTCGGTGGACGGTACGCTGATCGACGCCTGGGCTTCGATGAACAGCTTCCGCCCCAGGGATGATGGCGAGGGACCGGCGGGGGCCGGGCGCAATGCCGAACGCGACTTTCGCGGCGAGAAGCGGTCGAACCAGACGCATGCCTCGACCACCGATCCCGAAGCGAAGCTCTATCGCAAGGCCAACGGTCAGTCGTCGCGCATGGCCTTCATGGGGCATGGGCTAATGGAGAACCGCAATGGCCTGGTGGTCGGCGCGCTCGTCACTCAGGCCACAGGCACCGCCGAACGTGAGGCGGCACTGGTTTTGGTCGATGAACTCAAAGCCACCGGCCGCATCACCCTGGGCGCGGACAAGGCTTACGACGCACGCGCGTTCGTTCAGGCTCTGCGCGCCCGCAAGGTCACGCCGCATATCGCTCGCAACGAGCAGATCAACCAGGCCGGTGAACGACGACGCAGAAGCGCCATCGACGGTCGCACCACCCGCCATCCCGGCTACGCCATCAGCTTGGCGGTTCGAAAGCGGATCGAAGAAGTGTTCGGTTGGGCCAGGACCGTCGGTGGCCCGCGTAAAACGCGCCACAAGGGCACCGATCGCGTCGGCCAGGCTTTCACCTTGACCGCCGTCGCCTGCAACCTCGTCCGGCTGCCGAAGCCAATGGTGGCCGCATGAC
This DNA window, taken from Sphingopyxis alaskensis RB2256, encodes the following:
- a CDS encoding acetyl-CoA C-acyltransferase — its product is MRDAVIVSTARTPLTKAARGSFNNTLAPTLGSFSVKAAVERAGLEGGEIDDVVFGAAMQQGSQTMNVARLIALRSGLPVTVPGMSIDRQCSSGLMTIATAAKQIIVDRQDICVAGGIESISKVSGSGKVFIETDAELIAMHKDTYMPMIGTAEVVAKRYNIGREYQDEYSLQSQQRTAAAQAAGKYDDEIVACKATMAVMDKETKEVSYKEVVADKDECNRPDTTLEGLASLKPVMGEGHTITAGNASQLADGSSACVVMEAKVAEKRGLQPLGRYVGMAVAGTEPDEMGIGPVFAIPKLLERFELKMDDIGLWELNEAFAVQVLYCRDKLGIPNELLNVNGGSISIGHPFGMTGARCVGHALIEGKRRGVKYAVVTMCIGGGQGAAGLFEVF
- a CDS encoding mechanosensitive ion channel family protein is translated as MTVTIPTAAPTAAAKAARAKTDAATSNPLADMRDWWDSSVAWVNSHWLEIGIAVALGLVIYVLLSMIRRIALRRAQAAPGEFTLTDIVGRVIHKTKSLVLAIIAVRLVAGYAQPPALFMQAIHFAFTVAVVLQAAIWAREIILGLIQRRAAEGHNETLSNAMGIIRLLISVALFAVAAIVILDNMGVNVTGLVAGLGIGGIAIGLAAQGIFSDLFASLSIIFDRPFRVGETIKYDTSTATVERIGLKSTRLRSINGELLVISNTNLLAKEITNYAHLHRRRVTFMIGVVYQTTPTMLRDLPALLEEQVNAAGHAFVRSSFVAFGPSSLDFELLFDVFSDDYDVVTAARTDVAIRLFEAMTAAGYSFAYPTQTTFTAAPDGRMILPYAESVTMKAPDPADG
- a CDS encoding replication-associated recombination protein A: MAGDLFGEETPTARQDAATGAAPLAERLRPRSLAEVVGQEHLTGTDGAIGRMVAAGQLSSIILWGPPGTGKTTIARLLAEAVKMRFAALSAVFSGVADLRQAFADAEKMAATGKRTLLFVDEIHRFNRAQQDGFLPYVERGTVVLVGATTENPSFALNAALLSRAQVLVLNRLGDAALETLIDRAEAETGRALPVTTEARAALVASADGDGRFLLNQVETLFSVTLDAPLDPAELAQFLHRRMPVYDRDRDGHYNLISALHKAVRGSDPQAALYWLARMLVAGEEPLYVLRRLTRLASEDIGLADPQALVQCLAAKDAYQFLGSPEGELAIVQACLYLATAPKSNAAYAAQKAAWSAARETGSLAPPANILNAPTKLMKDLGYGAGYSYDHDAPDGFSGDNYWPDGMAPGDYYRPVDRGFEKRIAERMAWWDAQRRSGR
- a CDS encoding glycosyltransferase family 4 protein is translated as MDVSDLRIALFSGNYNMTTDGANKALNRLVGYLLAQGAAVRVYSPTVAHPDFEPTGDLVSVPSMAIPGRSEYRIPLSFSSRVRQDIATFAPNIVHISSPDRVARQAAAWARRRRIPVACSVHTRFETYFRYYNLSFLEPLVVAWLRKLYRRCDALIAPSESFAQVLRDQRMNYDIGIWTRGVEQGIFHPGRRDMAWRRSLGIADDTPTIAFLGRLVMEKGLDVFADAIDVLTRRGVPHQVVVIGEGPAGDWFESRLPNAHFVGFQGGADLAHALASCDIFFNPSVTETFGNVTLEAMACGLPVVAARATGSASIVKHGQTGYLVAPGSISGFADHLERYCNDTALRADHGAAAVRESGAYQWDAINQAVADTYLRLIRQKQRHGG
- the ybeY gene encoding rRNA maturation RNase YbeY codes for the protein MLSVETHAAAPWPDALDWAARAAEAVAAAFAITPFAALADAAPLVEVAVRLTDDAEVHTLNRDFRGRDKPTNVLSFPQVQNDLLESLANSDDGEILLGDIVLARETCAREADEKGVSLAAHATHLIVHGALHLVGYDHMDDVSAAAMEALEVKALASLGIANPYADQD
- a CDS encoding MaoC family dehydratase, with the protein product MATITPQELQSKVGQHLGTSDWVLVDQEMINKFADATGDHQFIHIDEEKAKQTPFGGTIAHGFLTLSLMPMLGQSTDGPKVGGVKMGVNYGCNKVRFLSPVRSGKRVRSHVKLLELEEKRPGQWQQTNEVTIEIEGEEKPALIAEWISQFFV
- a CDS encoding hemolysin family protein translates to MPDDQGSSNRSEEDSSRSGLLSGLKNLLFGGDKEPSLREQIEEVIDEAEEEGEDRRGSNIVGDLSPIERKMLRNLLHFGEQTVDDVAVPRGEIIAIPETASFEDILAIFADAGHSRLPVYRESLDEVIGMIHVKDVFAVLAEKRPPPPLLDLLRQPLYVPQSMGVLDLLAEMRAKRTHLAIVIDEYSGTEGLLTIEDLVEEIVGEIEDEHDDEPEPLIVAGEGGCWEVDARAELDDLGEAVDPRLGEVEEDVDTLGGLAAVLAGHVPEVGEILVHPSGWRIEVTDADERRVHHLRLHPPIDLDPEAPSEQREAF
- a CDS encoding serine hydrolase domain-containing protein, which translates into the protein MRWLFALGAVSAIAAMPTMAVGADADLTRAWAAGYRAAFTCSSLWNGAGKPIEAIERDELTGIYPEVEAEVRVLKADVDLKTRRVSVRYRDDMPPRIAQWTRRNGCVTLPTGAEAPVGLSPDGQRADLDARAWPIGDADARWPVRRGVTGFEPVAMDIADFGGRTSSLLIVKTGRIALERYWGGHNRHTAQRTFSVAKSMAATLIGHAVQQGRFDVTQPAMIAEWQAPGDPRSAITTEQLMRMASGLTSDSAGNRTDAVYMGGASVRQWTVQWPLLHPPGMRYRYANNDTLLAVQSLKAALEKTGAPLDPAAFFDRIGMTRTFAERDKDGDFILSSQVWTTARDLARFGLLYQNDGMWQGERLLPADWRRFVTTPGGPQPDGAFGYGAGFWLFGGSPGVPADAFGAFGNRGQYVVIIPSRALVIVRQGYDDSANRLDIAKLVAAVVAADDGDRRYSKGG